One part of the Drosophila teissieri strain GT53w chromosome 3R, Prin_Dtei_1.1, whole genome shotgun sequence genome encodes these proteins:
- the LOC122619065 gene encoding mediator of RNA polymerase II transcription subunit 7 translates to MSNQETQVSSLPMPPERYIANYTDENIRRNRAPRPPPPPAQHEVYSMFGIQYNNDEMIRSLESQNIKRLIPIHFDRRKELKKLNHSLLVNFLDLIDFLILNPDSPRRTEKIDDISLLFVNMHHLLNEFRPHQARETLRVMMEMQKRQRVETATRFQKHLERVREIVNTAFSALPILDDDDESGGAKIKSEVDPLEANAAAKNDPSYQHDRMLCKLVDAIE, encoded by the exons ATGTCCAACCAGGAGACTCAGGTTTCCAGCCTGCCGATGCCGCCGGAGCGGTACATCGCCAACTACACAGATGAAAACATCCGCCGTAACCgagcgccacgcccaccgccgccgccggcgCAGCACGAAGTCTATAGCATGTTTGGCATCCAGTACAACAACGACGAGATGATCCGCAGCTTGGAGTCCCAGAACATCAAGCGACTGATTCCCATCCATTTCGACCGGCGCAAGGAGCTCAAGAAGCTCAACCACTCTCTGCTGGTCAATTTCCTAGATCTCatcgacttcctcatcctgaATCCCGATAGCCCGCGGCGCACCGAAAAA ATTGACGATATCAGTCTGTTGTTTGTCAACATGCATCACCTCCTCAACGAATTTCGCCCACATCAGGCGAGGGAAACGCTGCGCGTCATGATGGAGATGCAGAAGCGGCAGCGCGTGGAGACCGCCACCCGTTTCCAAAAGCACCTGGAACGTGTTCGCGAGATCGTAAATACTGCCTTCTCAGCTCTGCCAATACTAGATGAtgacgacgagagcggcggaGCAAAGATTAAGTCGGAGGTGGATCCGCTGGAGGCGAATGCGGCGGCCAAGAATGATCCCAGTTATCAGCATGACCGCATGTTGTGCAAACTGGTGGATGCCATCGAATGA
- the LOC122619063 gene encoding synaptic vesicle glycoprotein 2B isoform X1: MSENNIKTVEPEKSKGLENDKDADGNSDSTAEAAATPTEEGPATFDKAIEGAGFGIFNLMLLIVSIPAQSAAIFESSSMSYILPVAECDLRLTLEDKGVLNAVAYAGMTISAIAWGYLADTKGRKKILYWGYLIDAVCVFGSALSQNFSMLVMFKFLGGMVVNGPAAVLFTYLTEMHGPKHRSSVLMIVGMVTSTATVTLPLLAWGIFPRGWDFEFWGLQIHSWQIYLFVLGIPSLISGLIFCSMPESPRFLMAQGRNEEALQAFRQIYHVNTRKPKDTYPIKALIQEVPNRKAAQNEVIYTIEEKSGEVPTKRQSRTLAESLRSGLQQMKPLARKPLMGLAICCYVMQFGIFLGMNTIRLWLPQLFASMAEYEALHAGDGLDASMCTILEFSVNQTAKTALNYADACSEPKVISMDMYLNNIIVSATGFVGYFFAGGIIRALGPKRMMTYGLFLSGTFGLILYFSVSSLMTLIVAAIFLTITGIAVSSLLGAVVALFPTQLRTVVVAIAMMCGRFGALSGNLLFPVFVQIGCLPPFIMVSSVLILSGILSIFLPDPAKAMFT, translated from the exons ATGTcggaaaacaatattaaaacagTGGAACCAGAGAAAAGCAAAG GGCTAGAAAATGACAAGGATGCGGATGGAAATTCAGATAGTACGGCGGAGGcggcagccacgcccaccgaaGAGGGTCCTGCCACCTTCGACAAGGCGATCGAGGGTGCTGGCTTCGGAATCTTCAATCTGATGCTGCTGATCGTCTCCATTCCCGCCCAGAGTGCCGCCATCTTCGAGTCCAGCTCCATGTCCTACATCCTGCCAGTGGCCGAGTGCGATCTTCGCCTGACTCTGGAGGACAAAGGTGTGCTGAATGCGGTGGCGTACGCGGGCATGACCATCTCGGCCATAGCCTGGGGCTATCTGGCAGATACGAAGGGTCGCAAGAAGATCCTCTACTGGGGCTATCTTATTGATGCTGTGTGCGTTTTTGGCAGTGCCTTGAGTCAGAACTTCAGTATGCTGGTGATGTTCAAGTTCCTGGGTGGAATGGT gGTTAATGGCCCGGCAGCTGTGCTCTTTACTTATCTGACTGAAATGCACGGACCCAAGCACCGCTCTTCCGTTCTGATGATCGTGGGCATGGTCACCTCCACGGCGACGGTTACTCTACCTCTTCTGGCCTGGGGAATCTTTCCCAGAGGTTGGGACTTTGAGTTCTGGGGCTTGCAAA TCCACAGCTGGCAAATTTACCTGTTCGTTCTGGGCATTCCAAGTTTGATCAGTGGCTTGATTTTCTGCAGCATGCCGGAGAGTCCGCGGTTTTTAATGGCCCAAGGACGCAACGAGGAGGCGCTCCAAGCCTTTAGGCAGATCTACCATGTCAACACTCGCAAGCCCAAGGATACCTATCCC ATCAAAGCTCTTATTCAGGAAGTTCCCAATCGCAAGGCCGCCCAGAACGAGGTTATCTACACCATCGAGGAGAAGTCCGGAGAGGTGCCCACCAAGCGGCAGTCCCGTACCCTGGCGGAGAGCCTGCGATCCGGGCTGCAGCAGATGAAGCCGCTGGCCAGGAAGCCCCTAATGGGACTGGCCATCTGCTGCTACGTGATGCAGTTCGGCATCTTCCTGGGCATGAACACCATCCGTCTGTGGCTGCCGCAGCTCTTCGCCTCCATGGCGGAGTACGAGGCCCTGCACGCCGGCGACGGATTGGATGCCAGCATGTGTACCATCCTCGAATTCAGTGTCAATCAGACGGCTAAGACCGCCCTCAATTACGCCGACGCCTGTTCAGAG CCCAAGGTGATATCGATGGACATGTACCTGAATAACATCATTGTCTCGGCCACGGGCTTTGTGGGCTACTTCTTTGCCGGTGGAATCATTCGGGCCCTGGGTCCAAAGCGCATGATGA CTTACGGACTTTTTCTGTCGGGAACCTTTGGCCTCATACTCTACTTCTCCGTAAGCAGTCTAATGACACTCATTGTGGCTGCCATCTTCCTTACGATTACGGGAATTGCTGTCTCCTCACTTTTGGGAGCTGTAGTAGCCCTATTTCCCACACAATTAAG AACCGTTgtggttgccattgccatgATGTGTGGACGCTTTGGTGCCCTATCCGGAAACTTACTCTTCCCCGTGTTCGTTCAAATCGGTTGTTTGCCTCCATTCATAATGGTCTCCTCAGTGCTGATAT TATCGGGCATCCTGTCTATATTTTTGCCTGATCCAGCAAAGGCAATgtttacttaa
- the LOC122619063 gene encoding synaptic vesicle glycoprotein 2B isoform X2, producing the protein MLLIVSIPAQSAAIFESSSMSYILPVAECDLRLTLEDKGVLNAVAYAGMTISAIAWGYLADTKGRKKILYWGYLIDAVCVFGSALSQNFSMLVMFKFLGGMVVNGPAAVLFTYLTEMHGPKHRSSVLMIVGMVTSTATVTLPLLAWGIFPRGWDFEFWGLQIHSWQIYLFVLGIPSLISGLIFCSMPESPRFLMAQGRNEEALQAFRQIYHVNTRKPKDTYPIKALIQEVPNRKAAQNEVIYTIEEKSGEVPTKRQSRTLAESLRSGLQQMKPLARKPLMGLAICCYVMQFGIFLGMNTIRLWLPQLFASMAEYEALHAGDGLDASMCTILEFSVNQTAKTALNYADACSEPKVISMDMYLNNIIVSATGFVGYFFAGGIIRALGPKRMMTYGLFLSGTFGLILYFSVSSLMTLIVAAIFLTITGIAVSSLLGAVVALFPTQLRTVVVAIAMMCGRFGALSGNLLFPVFVQIGCLPPFIMVSSVLILSGILSIFLPDPAKAMFT; encoded by the exons ATGCTGCTGATCGTCTCCATTCCCGCCCAGAGTGCCGCCATCTTCGAGTCCAGCTCCATGTCCTACATCCTGCCAGTGGCCGAGTGCGATCTTCGCCTGACTCTGGAGGACAAAGGTGTGCTGAATGCGGTGGCGTACGCGGGCATGACCATCTCGGCCATAGCCTGGGGCTATCTGGCAGATACGAAGGGTCGCAAGAAGATCCTCTACTGGGGCTATCTTATTGATGCTGTGTGCGTTTTTGGCAGTGCCTTGAGTCAGAACTTCAGTATGCTGGTGATGTTCAAGTTCCTGGGTGGAATGGT gGTTAATGGCCCGGCAGCTGTGCTCTTTACTTATCTGACTGAAATGCACGGACCCAAGCACCGCTCTTCCGTTCTGATGATCGTGGGCATGGTCACCTCCACGGCGACGGTTACTCTACCTCTTCTGGCCTGGGGAATCTTTCCCAGAGGTTGGGACTTTGAGTTCTGGGGCTTGCAAA TCCACAGCTGGCAAATTTACCTGTTCGTTCTGGGCATTCCAAGTTTGATCAGTGGCTTGATTTTCTGCAGCATGCCGGAGAGTCCGCGGTTTTTAATGGCCCAAGGACGCAACGAGGAGGCGCTCCAAGCCTTTAGGCAGATCTACCATGTCAACACTCGCAAGCCCAAGGATACCTATCCC ATCAAAGCTCTTATTCAGGAAGTTCCCAATCGCAAGGCCGCCCAGAACGAGGTTATCTACACCATCGAGGAGAAGTCCGGAGAGGTGCCCACCAAGCGGCAGTCCCGTACCCTGGCGGAGAGCCTGCGATCCGGGCTGCAGCAGATGAAGCCGCTGGCCAGGAAGCCCCTAATGGGACTGGCCATCTGCTGCTACGTGATGCAGTTCGGCATCTTCCTGGGCATGAACACCATCCGTCTGTGGCTGCCGCAGCTCTTCGCCTCCATGGCGGAGTACGAGGCCCTGCACGCCGGCGACGGATTGGATGCCAGCATGTGTACCATCCTCGAATTCAGTGTCAATCAGACGGCTAAGACCGCCCTCAATTACGCCGACGCCTGTTCAGAG CCCAAGGTGATATCGATGGACATGTACCTGAATAACATCATTGTCTCGGCCACGGGCTTTGTGGGCTACTTCTTTGCCGGTGGAATCATTCGGGCCCTGGGTCCAAAGCGCATGATGA CTTACGGACTTTTTCTGTCGGGAACCTTTGGCCTCATACTCTACTTCTCCGTAAGCAGTCTAATGACACTCATTGTGGCTGCCATCTTCCTTACGATTACGGGAATTGCTGTCTCCTCACTTTTGGGAGCTGTAGTAGCCCTATTTCCCACACAATTAAG AACCGTTgtggttgccattgccatgATGTGTGGACGCTTTGGTGCCCTATCCGGAAACTTACTCTTCCCCGTGTTCGTTCAAATCGGTTGTTTGCCTCCATTCATAATGGTCTCCTCAGTGCTGATAT TATCGGGCATCCTGTCTATATTTTTGCCTGATCCAGCAAAGGCAATgtttacttaa
- the LOC122620991 gene encoding synaptic vesicle glycoprotein 2A isoform X2: MAERAKDNAEEAADFETAIAECGFGFFNLFILCSAVPCLTAMVFSASALSYVMPSAECDLDLSIVDKGMLHAVTYAGMIISAVPWGFIADTIGRRPVLIAGGWLDGFFVLCASLSQDTAQLMAFKFFDGFIICGPFAVVVSYLAEFHGKQHRPYIMLFVGLCVSIGSMLLPLLAYVLLPVPILFKVASMKFRTWQVFLAVSSLPSLLSGLLHIFLPESPKFLMSQGNYKKALDSFQRIYKLNKRKSRDSYPIKRLTDPTPDRSDDLDSTGRSSTLKERFSRAKRKFLDGIRQLKPMFSNPYLAISLQVYCLHFCQIMCVNSVRLWLPQIFATMNAMDSLGANDTSMCAVLDHNANTKSMDEEEKMVECALHHDPDSYLDNIIVAGIGLVGFLIIFPFMRFQVVASHILKVFLFICIFLVGSLYFVKTSLVTMIVSAVYLTMMGICATTIIGMSVVIFPTLMRLGSVSGNMLLPIFMQLSCLAPFLWLCSLMSIAFLFSLFLKVDDQQSLN; the protein is encoded by the exons atggcGGAGCGAGCAAAGGATAATGCTGAGGAGGCTGCGGATTTCGAGACGGCGATCGCCGAGTGTGGCTTTGGTTTCTTCAACCTGTTCATCCTGTGCAGCGCGGTGCCCTGCCTCACGGCGATGGTGTTCTCGGCCTCGGCGCTGTCCTATGTGATGCCCTCCGCCGAGTGTGACCTTGACCTGAGCATCGTGGACAAGGGCATGCTGCATGCGGTGACCTATGCGGGCATGATCATCTCGGCGGTGCCATGGGGCTTCATAGCGGACACCATTGGACGCCGACCCGTCCTCATTGCGGGCGGCTGGCTTGATGGCTTCTTCGTCCTGTGCGCTTCCCTCAGCCAGGACACTGCCCAACTGATGGCCTTCAAGTTCTTCGATGGATTCAT CATCTGCGGTCCATTTGCGGTCGTGGTCAGCTACCTGGCCGAGTTCCATGGCAAACAGCACCGGCCTTATATCATGCTGTTTGTGGGTCTGTGTGTTTCCATTGGATCGATGCTCTTACCCCTGCTCGCCTACGTTCTGCTGCCGGTGCCCATCCTTTTCAAGGTCGCCTCCATGAAGT TTCGCACCTGGCAGGTCTTCCTGGCGGTCAGCTCGCTGCCCAGTCTGCTCAGCGGTTTGCTGCACATTTTCCTGCCCGAGAGCCCCAAGTTCCTTATGTCTCAGGGAAATTACAAAAAGGCTCTGGACTCCTTCCAGCGCATCTACAAGCTGAACAAGCGGAAAAGTAGAGACAGCTACCCG ATAAAACGTCTCACCGATCCCACGCCCGATCGGTCTGATGATCTGGATAGTACTGGGCGATCATCAACACTCAAGGAAAGATTTAGTCGGGCCAAAAGGAAGTTCCTCGATGGAATCAGGCAACTGAAGCCTATGTTTTCCAATCCCTATTTGGCCATTTCACTGCAGGTGTATTGCCTGCATTTCTGTCAGATTATGTG TGTTAACTCGGTGCGTCTGTGGCTGCCACAGATCTTCGCCACGATGAACGCCATGGACTCTTTGGGAGCGAATGATACGAGTATGTGCGCCGTTTTGGACCACAATGCAAATACAAAGTCCATGGATGAGGAGGAGAAGATGGTGGAGTGCGCTCTA CATCACGACCCGGATAGCTATTTGGATAACATCATCGTAGCTGGAATTGGTCTGGTTGGTTTTCTGATCATCTTTCCCTTCATGCGGTTCCAAGTGGTCGCGAGTCACATACTGA AGGTGTTCCTATTCATCTGCATTTTCCTGGTGGGCAGCCTGTACTTTGTGAAGACTTCGCTGGTGACGATGATAGTTTCCGCCGTTTACCTGACCATGATGGGCATTTGTGCCACTACGATCATTGGAATGTCTGTGGTGATCTTTCCCACCCTCATGAG ACTTGGATCTGTAAGTGGCAATATGTTGCTGCCGATTTTCATGCAACTTAGCTGCCTGGCTCCGTTTCTCTGGCTTTGCTCACTGATGTCAA TTGCCTTTCTGTTTTCGCTGTTCTTGAAAGTCGACGATCAGCAATCGCTTAACTAA
- the LOC122620991 gene encoding synaptic vesicle glycoprotein 2A isoform X1, protein MAERAKDNAEEAADFETAIAECGFGFFNLFILCSAVPCLTAMVFSASALSYVMPSAECDLDLSIVDKGMLHAVTYAGMIISAVPWGFIADTIGRRPVLIAGGWLDGFFVLCASLSQDTAQLMAFKFFDGFIICGPFAVVVSYLAEFHGKQHRPYIMLFVGLCVSIGSMLLPLLAYVLLPVPILFKVASMKFRTWQVFLAVSSLPSLLSGLLHIFLPESPKFLMSQGNYKKALDSFQRIYKLNKRKSRDSYPIKRLTDPTPDRSDDLDSTGRSSTLKERFSRAKRKFLDGIRQLKPMFSNPYLAISLQVYCLHFCQIMCVNSVRLWLPQIFATMNAMDSLGANDTSMCAVLDHNANTKSMDEEEKMVECALHHDPDSYLDNIIVAGIGLVGFLIIFPFMRFQVVASHILKVFLFICIFLVGSLYFVKTSLVTMIVSAVYLTMMGICATTIIGMSVVIFPTLMRTMVLLLIMTFGRLGSVSGNMLLPIFMQLSCLAPFLWLCSLMSIAFLFSLFLKVDDQQSLN, encoded by the exons atggcGGAGCGAGCAAAGGATAATGCTGAGGAGGCTGCGGATTTCGAGACGGCGATCGCCGAGTGTGGCTTTGGTTTCTTCAACCTGTTCATCCTGTGCAGCGCGGTGCCCTGCCTCACGGCGATGGTGTTCTCGGCCTCGGCGCTGTCCTATGTGATGCCCTCCGCCGAGTGTGACCTTGACCTGAGCATCGTGGACAAGGGCATGCTGCATGCGGTGACCTATGCGGGCATGATCATCTCGGCGGTGCCATGGGGCTTCATAGCGGACACCATTGGACGCCGACCCGTCCTCATTGCGGGCGGCTGGCTTGATGGCTTCTTCGTCCTGTGCGCTTCCCTCAGCCAGGACACTGCCCAACTGATGGCCTTCAAGTTCTTCGATGGATTCAT CATCTGCGGTCCATTTGCGGTCGTGGTCAGCTACCTGGCCGAGTTCCATGGCAAACAGCACCGGCCTTATATCATGCTGTTTGTGGGTCTGTGTGTTTCCATTGGATCGATGCTCTTACCCCTGCTCGCCTACGTTCTGCTGCCGGTGCCCATCCTTTTCAAGGTCGCCTCCATGAAGT TTCGCACCTGGCAGGTCTTCCTGGCGGTCAGCTCGCTGCCCAGTCTGCTCAGCGGTTTGCTGCACATTTTCCTGCCCGAGAGCCCCAAGTTCCTTATGTCTCAGGGAAATTACAAAAAGGCTCTGGACTCCTTCCAGCGCATCTACAAGCTGAACAAGCGGAAAAGTAGAGACAGCTACCCG ATAAAACGTCTCACCGATCCCACGCCCGATCGGTCTGATGATCTGGATAGTACTGGGCGATCATCAACACTCAAGGAAAGATTTAGTCGGGCCAAAAGGAAGTTCCTCGATGGAATCAGGCAACTGAAGCCTATGTTTTCCAATCCCTATTTGGCCATTTCACTGCAGGTGTATTGCCTGCATTTCTGTCAGATTATGTG TGTTAACTCGGTGCGTCTGTGGCTGCCACAGATCTTCGCCACGATGAACGCCATGGACTCTTTGGGAGCGAATGATACGAGTATGTGCGCCGTTTTGGACCACAATGCAAATACAAAGTCCATGGATGAGGAGGAGAAGATGGTGGAGTGCGCTCTA CATCACGACCCGGATAGCTATTTGGATAACATCATCGTAGCTGGAATTGGTCTGGTTGGTTTTCTGATCATCTTTCCCTTCATGCGGTTCCAAGTGGTCGCGAGTCACATACTGA AGGTGTTCCTATTCATCTGCATTTTCCTGGTGGGCAGCCTGTACTTTGTGAAGACTTCGCTGGTGACGATGATAGTTTCCGCCGTTTACCTGACCATGATGGGCATTTGTGCCACTACGATCATTGGAATGTCTGTGGTGATCTTTCCCACCCTCATGAG GACAATGGTTTTGCTACTGATCATGACCTTCGGAAGACTTGGATCTGTAAGTGGCAATATGTTGCTGCCGATTTTCATGCAACTTAGCTGCCTGGCTCCGTTTCTCTGGCTTTGCTCACTGATGTCAA TTGCCTTTCTGTTTTCGCTGTTCTTGAAAGTCGACGATCAGCAATCGCTTAACTAA
- the LOC122620991 gene encoding synaptic vesicle glycoprotein 2B isoform X3 — MAERAKDNAEEAADFETAIAECGFGFFNLFILCSAVPCLTAMVFSASALSYVMPSAECDLDLSIVDKGMLHAVTYAGMIISAVPWGFIADTIGRRPVLIAGGWLDGFFVLCASLSQDTAQLMAFKFFDGFIICGPFAVVVSYLAEFHGKQHRPYIMLFVGLCVSIGSMLLPLLAYVLLPVPILFKVASMKFRTWQVFLAVSSLPSLLSGLLHIFLPESPKFLMSQGNYKKALDSFQRIYKLNKRKSRDSYPIKRLTDPTPDRSDDLDSTGRSSTLKERFSRAKRKFLDGIRQLKPMFSNPYLAISLQVYCLHFCQIM, encoded by the exons atggcGGAGCGAGCAAAGGATAATGCTGAGGAGGCTGCGGATTTCGAGACGGCGATCGCCGAGTGTGGCTTTGGTTTCTTCAACCTGTTCATCCTGTGCAGCGCGGTGCCCTGCCTCACGGCGATGGTGTTCTCGGCCTCGGCGCTGTCCTATGTGATGCCCTCCGCCGAGTGTGACCTTGACCTGAGCATCGTGGACAAGGGCATGCTGCATGCGGTGACCTATGCGGGCATGATCATCTCGGCGGTGCCATGGGGCTTCATAGCGGACACCATTGGACGCCGACCCGTCCTCATTGCGGGCGGCTGGCTTGATGGCTTCTTCGTCCTGTGCGCTTCCCTCAGCCAGGACACTGCCCAACTGATGGCCTTCAAGTTCTTCGATGGATTCAT CATCTGCGGTCCATTTGCGGTCGTGGTCAGCTACCTGGCCGAGTTCCATGGCAAACAGCACCGGCCTTATATCATGCTGTTTGTGGGTCTGTGTGTTTCCATTGGATCGATGCTCTTACCCCTGCTCGCCTACGTTCTGCTGCCGGTGCCCATCCTTTTCAAGGTCGCCTCCATGAAGT TTCGCACCTGGCAGGTCTTCCTGGCGGTCAGCTCGCTGCCCAGTCTGCTCAGCGGTTTGCTGCACATTTTCCTGCCCGAGAGCCCCAAGTTCCTTATGTCTCAGGGAAATTACAAAAAGGCTCTGGACTCCTTCCAGCGCATCTACAAGCTGAACAAGCGGAAAAGTAGAGACAGCTACCCG ATAAAACGTCTCACCGATCCCACGCCCGATCGGTCTGATGATCTGGATAGTACTGGGCGATCATCAACACTCAAGGAAAGATTTAGTCGGGCCAAAAGGAAGTTCCTCGATGGAATCAGGCAACTGAAGCCTATGTTTTCCAATCCCTATTTGGCCATTTCACTGCAGGTGTATTGCCTGCATTTCTGTCAGATTATGTG A
- the LOC122620991 gene encoding synaptic vesicle glycoprotein 2A isoform X4: MAERAKDNAEEAADFETAIAECGFGFFNLFILCSAVPCLTAMVFSASALSYVMPSAECDLDLSIVDKGMLHAVTYAGMIISAVPWGFIADTIGRRPVLIAGGWLDGFFVLCASLSQDTAQLMAFKFFDGFIICGPFAVVVSYLAEFHGKQHRPYIMLFVGLCVSIGSMLLPLLAYVLLPVPILFKVASMKFRTWQVFLAVSSLPSLLSGLLHIFLPESPKFLMSQGNYKKALDSFQRIYKLNKRKSRDSYPIKRLTDPTPDRSDDLDSTGRSSTLKERFSRAKRKFLDGIRQLKPMFSNPYLAISLQVYCLHFCQIMCVNSVRLWLPQIFATMNAMDSLGANDTSMCAVLDHNANTKSMDEEEKMVECALVGRRSLDMGFRNRSWNWSGWFSDHLSLHAVPSGRESHTDLYFVKTSLVTMIVSAVYLTMMGICATTIIGMSVVIFPTLMRTMVLLLIMTFGRLGSVSGNMLLPIFMQLSCLAPFLWLCSLMSIAFLFSLFLKVDDQQSLN, encoded by the exons atggcGGAGCGAGCAAAGGATAATGCTGAGGAGGCTGCGGATTTCGAGACGGCGATCGCCGAGTGTGGCTTTGGTTTCTTCAACCTGTTCATCCTGTGCAGCGCGGTGCCCTGCCTCACGGCGATGGTGTTCTCGGCCTCGGCGCTGTCCTATGTGATGCCCTCCGCCGAGTGTGACCTTGACCTGAGCATCGTGGACAAGGGCATGCTGCATGCGGTGACCTATGCGGGCATGATCATCTCGGCGGTGCCATGGGGCTTCATAGCGGACACCATTGGACGCCGACCCGTCCTCATTGCGGGCGGCTGGCTTGATGGCTTCTTCGTCCTGTGCGCTTCCCTCAGCCAGGACACTGCCCAACTGATGGCCTTCAAGTTCTTCGATGGATTCAT CATCTGCGGTCCATTTGCGGTCGTGGTCAGCTACCTGGCCGAGTTCCATGGCAAACAGCACCGGCCTTATATCATGCTGTTTGTGGGTCTGTGTGTTTCCATTGGATCGATGCTCTTACCCCTGCTCGCCTACGTTCTGCTGCCGGTGCCCATCCTTTTCAAGGTCGCCTCCATGAAGT TTCGCACCTGGCAGGTCTTCCTGGCGGTCAGCTCGCTGCCCAGTCTGCTCAGCGGTTTGCTGCACATTTTCCTGCCCGAGAGCCCCAAGTTCCTTATGTCTCAGGGAAATTACAAAAAGGCTCTGGACTCCTTCCAGCGCATCTACAAGCTGAACAAGCGGAAAAGTAGAGACAGCTACCCG ATAAAACGTCTCACCGATCCCACGCCCGATCGGTCTGATGATCTGGATAGTACTGGGCGATCATCAACACTCAAGGAAAGATTTAGTCGGGCCAAAAGGAAGTTCCTCGATGGAATCAGGCAACTGAAGCCTATGTTTTCCAATCCCTATTTGGCCATTTCACTGCAGGTGTATTGCCTGCATTTCTGTCAGATTATGTG TGTTAACTCGGTGCGTCTGTGGCTGCCACAGATCTTCGCCACGATGAACGCCATGGACTCTTTGGGAGCGAATGATACGAGTATGTGCGCCGTTTTGGACCACAATGCAAATACAAAGTCCATGGATGAGGAGGAGAAGATGGTGGAGTGCGCTCTAGTAGGTAGGCGATCGCTTGATATGGGTTTCCGGA ATCGTAGCTGGAATTGGTCTGGTTGGTTTTCTGATCATCTTTCCCTTCATGCGGTTCCAAGTGGTCGCGAGTCACATACTGA CCTGTACTTTGTGAAGACTTCGCTGGTGACGATGATAGTTTCCGCCGTTTACCTGACCATGATGGGCATTTGTGCCACTACGATCATTGGAATGTCTGTGGTGATCTTTCCCACCCTCATGAG GACAATGGTTTTGCTACTGATCATGACCTTCGGAAGACTTGGATCTGTAAGTGGCAATATGTTGCTGCCGATTTTCATGCAACTTAGCTGCCTGGCTCCGTTTCTCTGGCTTTGCTCACTGATGTCAA TTGCCTTTCTGTTTTCGCTGTTCTTGAAAGTCGACGATCAGCAATCGCTTAACTAA